GGGCCGGTGCCCGCCGGGTGGAGGCCTTCGCCTGCTTCAACGTCTTCTACCAGGCCGGGATACTGCTCGGGCCGCTCGCCGGACTCGCCCTGCTGCTCCTGGACTTCCGGCTGGTCTGCGCGGCGGCAGCGGCGATCTTCGGCGTGCTGGCCGTCGTACAGGCCCGGTCGCTGCCCGCGCGACGGCCCGGACCGGACCCGCAGCGGACGCCTGGCTGGCGGGGGATCACCGCCGACTGGGCCACGATAGTGCGCAACCGGCCCTTCGTCCTCTTCTCCGCGGCGATGGCCGGCTCCTACCTGCTGGCCTTCCAGACGTACTTGGCCCTGCCGCTCCGGGCGCGGTCCCTGTTCGGCGACGGCGCCGGCACCGTCATGGGCGTCGCCTTCGCCGTTTCCGCGCTGGTGGCGGTCGTGGGCCAGCTCCGGCTGACCGACTGGGCCCGTGAGCGCCTGGACGCCCCGAAGGCGATCGCCATCGGTCTCGCGGTCATGGGGGCGGCCTTCCTGCCGCTGCTGCTGCCGGTGGGCCGCTGGGCGGGCGCGGTCGCCCTGGCCGGGTGCGCGGCACTGCTGGCCGCCGGGGCGGCGCTGCTGTACCCGTTCGAGATGGACACCCTGGTCCGCCTCTCGGGGGAAGGGCTGGTCGCCACGTATTACGGGGCCTACAGCACGGCCTCCGGCGTCGCCGTCGCCGCGGGGAACCTGGGCGTGGGCGCCCTGTTCGACCTCGCGGCCCGTCTGGGCGCACCGTGGCTGCCGTGGACGGTACTGGCCGCGGTCGGAGCGGCCTGCGCGGCCGCCCTGACCGCACTGCGCCGCACCGCCTGCTTCGCCCCGGAACCGGAGGCGGCCACGGTCCCGGGCTGAGGGTGCGGGGCCTCGGGCGGGGCAGGCTGTGCGCCCGCACCGCCGGGGGAACGGCGGCCGGCGCCGCGGCCTCGGGGCGGCGGCGCCGGGCCGTGCGCAGCCTAGGGGGCCGTGGTTTCCGCTTCGGCGGCGTCCGCACCCATTTCCGGGAGGATCGCCTCCGGCAGGTCGGGCATCTCGTAGGGGACGGGTTCGGGGAGCGGGGGGACCGGCGACGGCTGCTCGGACCGGTAGAGCAGGGCCATGCCCGCGAGGACGGCGCCGAGGGCCGCCACGACCACCGCGATGCCCGTCGGCCACGGCAGGAGGCCGCCGACGGCGCCGCCCAGGAGGGACAGGCCCGTCATGGCCGCCAGGGCGTGGACCGCCAGGATCCCGAGGCCGGTCACGGTCGCGGCCGCCCACACCCGCGTACGGTCACGCACCGCCAGGCAGACGGCGAGTGCAACGCACACCGCCACCATGCCCAGCAGCAGCCACGTCCCCGCGCCGCCCTCGGCCAGCAGGCGGGACGGGTGCCGGGGCAGGTACAGCAGCGCGGACCCGGTCAGGACCGCGGCGGTGGGCCACCGCAGCCCCCCGCCGGGCGCCGCGGACTGCCCGGAGCGCTTGACACGCTTGCGCGAGCGGGGCGCCGGGGGTTCGTCGTCCCGTCCTATTCGGTCGGGATGCGGCGCGGGCTCCTCTTCGTTGCTCAGGAGCAGCGCGAGGGAGACGACGTCCTCGACGGGGCGGCTGAGGGCGGCGGCGCGCAGTGCTTCGTTCGCGGCGTCGGGAACCTGGCCGGACCGCCTCAGCAGCGTCACCAGGTCCGCGACCTCTTCCAGGGGCCGGTGGGCGACGGCGGTCTGCAACAGGGTGCGCAGGCCTTCGTCGCCGACGGCGCCGGCCGGGGTGTCAGCGGAACCGGGACCGGCGCCGGTGCCGGCTTCCCCCGACGTGGTCGGTCCGGTCGGCGGGGGCGGCGGGGCAACGGAACCGCGGGCCGAGGCCGGTTCCTCGTCCCCGGCCCGGGGTGGGGGGTAGTCACTCATAGAACGCTCCGTCCGGGTTGACCGTCGCGTGACGACCGCGCACGGCTGGGGGCCGTGCGGCCCCCACGACGTGAGGAGATGTCCACTCGCCGCCACGATGCAGCACATCGGGGGACCCCACCATGCGGAGCAAGCAAACGAGTGCCGCCCCCCGCCCGGCTTGCGTTCCGCGGGGTTCCGTGCGCCCCACCGCCGACCGGTACGGCCCGGCCTGGGCCGTCTCTTCCGCAGCTTGCCTGACCCGCGCCGCCGGCAAGATCCGGAAGAGATGGCCTAGCCGGCGAACTTGCCGCTGGTCAGCGGCCACTCCCGGTTGAGGCTGCCGAGCGGGATGCGGCGTTCGAAGACCGGGGTGCCGAACAGGGACAGCTGCAGGTGCAGCTGCCCGCTCAGGTCGAAGCCGCCGTAGAGCGCCCACGCACCGCTGACGGCGGTCTTGCCGTCCGTGGAGGCGGATGCCTTGGCGTCGGCCTCGCCGCGCAGGTAGGGGGCGAAGTCCGCGGAGACGCCGACGGCCCCGTACAGGCCGACGGAGGCCTCGGCGCCGAGTGCGCTCTTGACCCGGCCGGCGGCGGTGACCTCTGCCTTCACCGGGGAGCTGTGGACGTTCGACGTACTGACCGGGGTCCAGCCCTTGCCCGTCGCGTAGCTGCCGCCGACCCGGAAGTCACCCTTGACGTCCTGTCGCACGTCCAGGGTCACGCGCCCGTCGGCCTCCACCTGCACGTAGCAGGTCAGGTCGAGGTTGACGACGACGGGTACGGGGCCCACCTGGATGACCGGAGCGCTGTGCAGCTTGGCGAACGGGATCCGCTTGGGCGCGCCGGTGCTCGCGGCGGCGTGGCCCTTGAGGCTCCACTGCGAGGACCAGTCGCCGCTCATGCCGAGGAACGCGGAGCGCGGGCCGGAGCCGCCCGCTCCGTCGTACGCGAACTCGACCGTGGGGGCGAGCTGGACGAAGCCGGAGACCGAAGCGCCGGCCGTGACGGGGGCGTCCGGGGCGGTGTCGATCGGGGCGTCGAGGTCGAGGCGCAGGTTGCCCAGGGGCAGCTTCGCGCCCTGGGGACCGAACCGCGCCCCCTGGCCCTTCGCCCAGGACAGGGTGACGCCCTTCATCAGCGGCACCACCGTGACGGAGGCCGGGTCGACGGGGACCTTGCCGTCGGCCTTGTCGTCGCCCAGTGCGGAGGACAGCGTGGTGGGGGCCGTGGCGACCTCGGTGCCGCGGTCGGTCTTCCGTCCGACTTCGGTGACCTTCGCCAGGAGCCCGTCGGGGGCGCCGGGCGCCGGGGCGCTGGCGATGACGTCACCGACGGCGACGGGCCTGTCGGCGGAGGGGGAGCTGCTCGGGGAGCTGCCCGCAGAGCGGTCGGGGGAGGGGCTCGGTATCGGCGAAGCACCCTTCACCGGCGCGGCTATGACGGCTCGTCGGGTGGCCGGGTCGTAGGAGGCGACCTTCAGGGACGACTTCACCGGCGCGCCCTTCCCGGTGCCTTCGGCGCGGGTCACCGCAGCCGTCGCGACGGCGTCCTGCGGGGTCGGTGTGACGTCGAGCCGTTGTGTGCCGTCGGCAATGGGGGCGAGCGTGGCGGGACTTGCGGTGTCCGCCGCCGCGGTGTGCCCGGTCGAGGAGCAACCGGTGGCGGTGAGTGCCAGGGTGGCGAGGCCGGGGAGCAGGAATCGTCTGGCGAGCTTGCGCACGTACGTGGAGACCTTCTGGTGAGGGGAGTTGCGCTACTTACGAGTAACGTGAGGCCCGATCATGCCAGGCCCTCTCACCCCACCGGCGACAACCGGCCACCTCTGCCGACCGCTCCGGCGGACGCCGCCGGCCCCCCGCGGGTACGCGTCAGGGCCGGCCCGTTGTGGGCCGGCCCTGACGTGACGGATCAGTCGTGCGGGATCACTCGCGCGGGATCAGACGAGGTCGAACCGGTCCAGGTTCATGACCTTGTCCCAGGCGGCGACGAAGTCCTTGACGAACTTCTCCTTCGCGTCGTCGCTCGCGTAGACCTCGGCGAGCGCCCGCAGCTCCGAGTTCGAACCGAAGACGAGGTCGGCACGGCTGCCCGTCCACTTGACCTCGCCGGTGGCGGCGTCGCGGCCCTCGAAGGTGTTCCCGTCCCCGGACGTGGACGTCCACGTCGTGCTCAGGTCCAGCAGGTTGACGAAGAAGTCGTTCGTCAGCTGCCCGGGCGTCGTGGTGAGCACGCCGAGCGGCGACTGCCGGTGGTTGGCGCCCAGCACGCGCAGACCACCGACGAGCGCCGTCATCTCGGGGGCGCTCAGGTTCAGCAGGTTCGCGCGGTCGATGAGCAGGTACTCGGCCGGAAGCCGGTTGCCCTTGCCGAGGTAGTTGCGGAACCCGTCGGCGACCGGCTCCAGCGCGGCGAACGACTCGACGTCGGTCTGCTCCTGCGAGGCGTCCACCCGGCCGGGGGTGAAGGGGACCCGCACGTCGAAGCCGGCGTCCTTGGCGGCCTTCTCGACGCCGGCGGCGCCCGCGAGGACGATCAGGTCCGCGAGGGAGATCCGCTTGCCGCCGTCCTGCGCCGAGTTGAAGGACTCCTGGATCCCCGTCAGCGTGCGCAGCACCGTCGCGAGCTGGTCGGGCTCGTTGACCTCCCACCCGCTCTGCGGCTGGAGGCGGATGCGCGCGCCGTTGGCACCGCCGCGCTTGTCGCTGC
This Streptomyces sp. NBC_00539 DNA region includes the following protein-coding sequences:
- a CDS encoding MFS transporter, with the protein product MRRLRAQMRSFDPGVRLLMVNQFGINLGFYMLMPYLADHLGHGLGLAAWAVGLVLGVRNLSQQGMFWLGGTLADRIGYKPMILAGCALRTGAFALLAVADTLPALVAASAATGFAGALFNPAVRAYVAAGAGARRVEAFACFNVFYQAGILLGPLAGLALLLLDFRLVCAAAAAIFGVLAVVQARSLPARRPGPDPQRTPGWRGITADWATIVRNRPFVLFSAAMAGSYLLAFQTYLALPLRARSLFGDGAGTVMGVAFAVSALVAVVGQLRLTDWARERLDAPKAIAIGLAVMGAAFLPLLLPVGRWAGAVALAGCAALLAAGAALLYPFEMDTLVRLSGEGLVATYYGAYSTASGVAVAAGNLGVGALFDLAARLGAPWLPWTVLAAVGAACAAALTALRRTACFAPEPEAATVPG